In Populus alba chromosome 9, ASM523922v2, whole genome shotgun sequence, a genomic segment contains:
- the LOC118027547 gene encoding LOB domain-containing protein 12 yields MGGSSPCASCKLLRRRCAKDCIFAPYFPSDDPHKFAIVHKVFGASNVSKMLQEIPIHQRVDAVSSLVYEANARVRDPVYGCVGAISYLQNQVSQLQIQLAATQAEMNCIQMQQEPTLPTQLDQDEKALLLASSNNFNNIPQYFNFASSSNVIQDPLKRESLWT; encoded by the exons ATGGGGGGTTCTTCACCATGTGCATCCTGCAAACTGCTAAGGCGCCGGTGCGCCAAAGACTGCATCTTTGCCCCTTACTTTCCTTCTGATGATCCCCATAAGTTTGCCATTGTCCACAAGGTCTTTGGTGCTAGTAATGTTAGCAAAATGTTGCAG GAGATTCCAATTCATCAGAGAGTAGATGCTGTGAGCAGTTTAGTTTATGAAGCAAATGCAAGAGTGCGAGACCCAGTCTATGGATGTGTTGGTGCAATATCTTACTTACAAAATCAAGTATCACAGTTGCAAATACAACTTGCAGCTACTCAGGCAGAGATGAATTGCATCCAGATGCAACAAGAGCCTACCTTACCAACCCAGCTAGATCAAGATGAGAAGGCACTTCTCTTAGCCAGTAGCAATAACTTCAATAACATTCCTCAATATTTTAACTTTGCCTCTTCTAGCAATGTAATCCAAGACCCTCTTAAGAGAGAGTCTCTCTGGACTTGA
- the LOC118027546 gene encoding egg cell-secreted protein 1.1, whose translation MAFNLMLFLLVAFSACCSLDCNKATATATARPLASASNLTVRLKLDEESSSCWDSLVQLQACTGEIILFFLNGETQLGHSCCQALHTIGEHCWPDMIDTLGFTTEEGQILEGYCDKAAASKDPYAPSVTNAVPEQPLLP comes from the coding sequence ATGGCTTTTAATCTCATGCTCTTTCTCTTGGTTGCTTTCTCTGCATGCTGCAGCTTGGACTGCAACAAGGCCACGGCCACCGCCACGGCCCGGCCATTAGCCTCAGCCTCGAACCTTACGGTTCGCTTGAAATTAGATGAAGAGTCATCGAGTTGCTGGGACTCTTTGGTTCAGCTCCAAGCATGCACAGGGGagatcattctttttttcctcaacGGAGAGACTCAACTAGGCCATAGCTGTTGCCAGGCTCTGCATACAATCGGTGAACATTGCTGGCCTGACATGATTGATACGCTCGGGTTTACGACTGAAGAGGGCCAGATACTTGAAGGCTACTGCGATAAAGCTGCCGCTTCCAAAGATCCATATGCACCATCTGTAACTAATGCTGTTCCAGAGCAACCTTTGCTTCCTTGA
- the LOC118027545 gene encoding zinc finger protein CONSTANS-LIKE 16, with the protein MRCNSFLKNPKEEEQAVPDIVVTQFSNTKEEAHANGDIDAMDELEGILGIEDDERLSSDNMDGLLGWDFMDSEDYPAVEDEEGSEMFRFDDSRSSFFEFEDGHYSTGKVIKEESLGFWDGDEKRVSLNLNLNYQEVLDAWSDRGSLLADDHYSLSMESTCYYKGEVPVMEEDRRRREASVLRYKEKRQTRLFSKKIRYQVRKLNADKRPRLKGRFVKRVS; encoded by the exons ATGAGGTGCAACTCTTtcttaaaaaacccaaaagagGAAGAGCAAGCGGTGCCAGATATCGTTGTTACTCAATTCTCCAACACCAAAGAAGAAGCACATGCCAATGGAGATATTGATGCTATGGATGAATTGGAAGGGATCTTGGgaattgaagatgatgaaaggCTGTCAAGTGATAACATGGATGGTCTACTTGGTTGGGATTTTATGGACTCGGAGGACTATCCAGCtgttgaagatgaagaaggaTCAGAAATGTTTAGGTTTGATGATAGCAGAAGCAGTTTCTTTGAGTTTGAAGACGGCCATTATAGTACTGGTAAGGTTATAAAGGAAGAGAGCCTTGGATTTTGGGATGGAGATGAGAAGAGAGTGTCTTTGAACTTGAACTTGAATTATCAAGAGGTCTTGGATGCATGGTCTGATCGTGGGTCACTTTTGGCCGATGATCATTACTCTCTTTCCATGGAAAGCACTTGCTATTAT AAGGGAGAGGTGCCGGTGATGGAAGAAGATAGGAGAAGAAGGGAAGCGAGTGTGCTTAGATACAAAGAGAAGCGCCAGACCAGACTGTTCTCTAAGAAGATAAGATATCAAGTTCGCAAACTCAATGCTGATAAAAGGCCCAGActcaag GGTCGATTTGTGAAGAGAGTTTCCTAA